DNA sequence from the Streptomyces sp. MST-110588 genome:
TCGCGCTCGGTGACCTCATAGAGGACGGCGACGCCGCCTCGCCCGTGGAGTCCGCCGCCTTCCTCCTCCTGCGCGAACACCTCGAAGCGGTGCTCTCCACGCTCGGCGAGCGCGAACGCAAGGTCGTACAACTGCGGTACGGGCTGGTCGACGGCCGCCCGCGCACCCTGGAGGAGATCGGCCGGATCTTCGGCGTCACCCGCGAACGCATCCGCCAGATCGAGTCCAAGACTCTCAACAAGCTGCGCGACCACGCCTTCGCCGACCAGCTCCGCGGCTACCTCGACTAGCGCGCACCGGCGCGGTACGCACCGACCCGGCACCCGCCCAGAACGGCTCAGAACACGGCTCGGGGCATAGCCCCGAACACGGCCCGGAACAGGCGCAGGACCGGTTAAAGACGCGACCCAGGACCACCGGCTCAGCCGGCCGCCTGGAAGGCATCGGGATAGCTCTCGTCCCGTACGGCCACGTACTGCTGGCGGACGGCCTGGCCCACCGGCAGGTCCTCACCCGGGTCGAAGACCTGGCCGGCCGCCGCGGGCCAGTGGGGCGGCTCGTGCGGCGCCAGGGTGCCATGCGCCGCGCCCAGCGCCCAGGCCGCCTGCCGGGCCGCGCCCAGTGCCGCGTAGTCCGCGGGCTGCGGCACCACGACCCGTACGCCGAACAGGCCCGGCGCCGCCGCCTGTACGGCGCCCAGTTCCGCCGCCGCGCCCAGCAGGAAGACCCGGTGCACCTGCACGCCGCGCCCGCGCAGCACGTCCAGCGCGTCCGCCAGGCCGCACAGCATGCCCTCCACGGCGGCCCGCGCCAGGTGCTCGGGCTTCATGCTCTCGCGCCGCATGCCGTGCAGCGAGCCGGCCGTGTGCGGCAGGTGAGGGGTCCGCTCGCCCTCCAGGTACGGCAGCATGACCATCCCGTACGCGCCGGGCGTGGAGCGCAGCGCCAGCTCGGACAGGCCCGGCAGGTCCGTACCCAGCATTTCGGCCGCGCCCCGCAGCACCCGTACGGCGTTGCTGGTGTGCACCACCGGCAGGTGTCTGCCGGTGGCGTCGGCGAAGGAGGTGATGGTCCCCGTGGAGTCCGCCAGTGCCTCGTGGTGGATGGCGAAGACCGACCCGGAGGCGCCCAGCGAGATCACCGCGTCGCCCGGGCCCACCCCCAGCCCGAAGGCGGCGGCCATCGTCTCGCCGGTGCCCGCGGAGATCAGCAGGCCCTCCGGCGTGAAGCCGGCCGTACCGGAGGGACCCAGCACCTCCGGGAGCCGCACCTGATGCCCCAGCGCCAGCTCGATCAGATCGGGCCGGTAGCCGCCGGTGGCCGCCGACCAGTAGCCCGTCCCCGAGGCGCCGCCCCGGTCCGTGGTCCGCCGCGCGGGACGGCCCAGCAGTTGCCACACCAGCCAGTCGTGCGGCTGCATGACCTCCGCGACCCGGGCGGCGTTCGCCGGCTCGTGCCGCGCCAGCCAGCGCAGCTTGGTCACCGGGTGTGCCGCCTGCGGCACCGCCCCCACGGCCTGCGCCCAGGCCGCCCGCCCGCCGAGCGAGTCGACCAGGTCCGCCGCCGCGCTCTGCGCCCGTCTGTCGTTGCCGAGCAGCGCTGCCCGTACGAGGTTGCCCTCGGCGTCCAGCGGCAGCAGCCCGTGCTGCTGCGCGGAGACCCCGATGGCCTGTACGCCCTCCAGCAGCCCGTTTCCCGCCGCCTCGCCCAGTGACATCAGCCACGCCTGCGGATCGACCTCGTGGCCCTTCTCGGCGGGGTGCGGCGCGTATCCCTGCCTGATGACGGCACCCGTGTCGGTGTCGCAGACGACGATCCGTGTGCTGTCGGACGAACTGTCCAACCCGGCGACTATCCCCATGCCCCCAGATGATGCCCCATGCGCGTCACGGTGACCCCGCCAGGTCACATCCGGCCACGGCCCCCACCACAACCCCCACAGGCCCTCTCATCTCCCCACACACCACCCGGCCCTCGCCCGCCCCCTCAGGTACTGCCGGCCGCCCCTCAGGTACTGCCGGCTCAGGTACTGCCGGCCTCCCTAGGTGTTGCTGGTCCCCCAGTCATCCGCACCGCTCTCGCCGCGCTGCTCGCGCAGCGAGCGGACCCGTTCGCCCACCGACCCCGGCAGCTTGTCGCCGACCTTCTCCGACACCGTGCCGAACGCCTTGGTCGCGGCCTGGCGGCCGGTGAGCGCCGCCGACTCCGCGGTGTTGCGGACCACCGGGTTCTGCGCGATCCGCTGGGCACCCTTGCGCAACTGTTCGTACCGCTCCCGGCCGGCCCGGGAACCCAGTACGTATCCGATGGCCAGTCCCGTCACGAACGTGAGCCGGTAGCGCATAGCTCCACCCTTCCCTCTCGTCCCTCTCATCGGTCCGCCCGCGCGTGCCGCGCCGGACACCTGCCTGCCTGCGTACCTGCGTGCCTCGCCGTCACGGCGCCCTGTGGAGCGCCCCGAAGCACCGGACCGCCGGCCGTGCTGCCCGTCTACCCTCAGGGCCACAGATCACCCCGGACGGCACCGATTGGCGGAGCACCCCCCTGCTTGCGCTAATGTATGTGTCGCAGCGAGCGCACGCCGCCGGGAGCCCCGGTCGGCAGTGCATTCGAGGCACACGGAGCATTCCCCTGTAGCTCAATTGGCAGAGCAGCCGGCTGTTAACCGGCAGGTTACTGGTTCGAGTCCAGTCGGGGGAGCTCGGTCCCCTGTAGCTCAATTGGCAGAGCATTCGGCTGTTAACCGGAGGGTTACTGGTTCGAGTCCAGTCGGGGGAGCAGGACGGAGGAGGGCCCCGCGAGGGGCCCTTTTTCGTGCCGGGAGGAAAGTGATCGAGGCCCGGAAGGAACCGGACACCCGGTGATCGAAGTCCTTCCGGACATGCAAGGTCGCCCAACGAGGACCCACACGGGCAGCAGATCGTATGAGCGGCTATGCTGCGGCAGACGGCGCGCACAAATGTGCGCGGCGCGCCGTTACGGGGGCGGTAGCTCAGCCGGTTAGAGCAGCGGACTCATAATCCGTCGGTCCTGGGTTCGAGTCCCAGCCGCCCCACCACTTCAAGTGGTCGAAGAAACGTTCTGACCAGCGCCTTAGCTGGTCGGGACGATCTTCGGGAGATCTTGGCGACGCTTCTCGATCATGGTTTCATGATCGTGAGGACAAATTGAGGACGCAGGTCACGCGGTGGGACGCAATCCCTCGTTCGGCCCACCCTCGTACGCCTCGGAAGCCTCGTCGGCGCCCTTTTCGGCCTGGTTCTGGGGCCTGTCCTGCTCCTCTTTCGGAGGGGTCTTCTTCTGTTGCGGGGACCGGGGCACGACCGCGCTCGTCGACTCCGCCTCGGCGGTCAGGAGTTGCGGCAGGACGCTCGTGTACGTGTCCGAGGTGATCTGGCGGGAACTGTGGCCAAGCCGCTCCTGGACCACCTTGATGTCTGCCTTGCCAAGGAGCGCCAGCGTGGCCGACAGGTGCCGCGTGTCGTGCAGGCGAATCGGCGGAAGTCCTGACAGCTCCACGAGCCGGTTGAAGCGTCGGCTGATCCAGTCGGGATGCAGGGGCTCGCCGTTCTCGTGCGTCCAGACCCGGTTGCTCTCAACCCAGGCGGCTTCGCCGGACCACTGGTCACGCTCCTTGGCCTGGGTGACCTGCCACTCCTCCCACTTCCCGCGCGTCTGGGAGTCGAGGGTGACGGTGCGGACGCTGTCCTGCTTCGGGGCCTCGTCGTACTGCCGGTACGCGATCTCCACGATCTGGGCAGAGATCCGGAACCACGAACCGGAGAGGCTGACCTCCGTCCAGGGCAGCGCGCACATCTCGCCGCGTCGCGGGCCACGGAAGATGAACCCGTGCCACATGCCGCAGAGTCGGTCGTCGGAGACGAAGTCGAGGAACTGGCCGGTCTGCTCCGGGGTCCAGACCATGACGGGGCTGGGTTTCTGGCCGGTGCGCTTCCACTCCTCGACCCGCTCGGGCGTCCAGACCAGGGCCTTGGGGCGCCTGACCGCCGGCAGCTCGACCATGGCGGCCCAGTTGGTCGCGTACTCGCCGCGCTTGATGCCGCTGCCCAGGAACGAGCTGAGGGTGGCGTTGATGCGGTGCATCGTCGCGGCGCTGGTGATCTTTCGCTTGCCCTTGCGACCCTCGCGGAGAGCGGCATTGGCGGCCAGGTAGGCCCGGCGCGTGGCGCGGCGCTTCTCCTTTTTGCCCGCGGCACGAACCCACGCTGTGTGGGCTGCGTCGCGTGCCGCCTCCAACTCCACCACCTTGGCGTGGTGAAGCAGCCGTTCGGCGTTCTCTCGCTCGATCGCGTCGTACATCGCCTCGACGTGGCGCAGCTTGAGATCCCGCCGCTTGATGTGCCCGAGGTGCGGTTCGAGGTAGAGGTTGATGTGCTCCTCGTACCCGTGCCGGGTGGTGCGGGCCAGGCCCCTCTTCCTCTTGAGCCAGCTATGCAGGTCTTCGCCCACGGTGGCGTCGCTGAGCACGTCAGCGCCTCCGATGGCGTCGCGGTAGGTCTCCTCCGCCTTGGCCTTCGCGTCGTTCTTGGTGGCGAATCCCCCTCGCCGTACGCGTCGACGCTTTCCGCCCTCCCCGGCTTCCAGCTCGAAGTAGAAGTACCAGGTGCCGTGCCCCTTCTGCGGGAGCTTCGGGCAGTTTGCGTCGAGCATGCGCATTTTAGGCTCCCCGTTGGCGTTGAGTATGGGAGCGCCGTCCTCGTCAACGGCCGGTGCCTTGCACGCGCAGCGCCGGTAGTAGCTGGGATCGAACACGAACATCCCCTTCGCGGCTTTCGAATGTGGAACTTCTGTGCCGGTCCTTGTCGAACCGATGCTCCATCTTGCCCCAACACTTCAGTGTTGGCGTATCCTTATGTGACGTTGGCGCGGGGGAGAACGCGACAACGGGAATGACCACGAAGAACGCTTCTGTAGCTACGGGCCCCGGGGCCGGCGCCATGACCCTGGAGGAGCTGCTTGCACTGCCGCCGACGGTGAACGTCACAACGGCTGCGCGGGCACTGGGGATCGGTGTGCACAAGGCTTACAAGTTGATCAAGGAAGGGTCTTTTCCCGTGCAGACGCTCACGATGGGCAGCACAGTGAAGGTCCCTACTGCCGCGCTGTGGCGAGTGCTCGAAGTGACGCCACCTGCGGGCTGATCACGTAGCTTGGGCATATCGGTTCCCCTGGCTCACGACCCCTTCCACAGGGCTGTGATCTAGGATCGGGCGGCTAGGGGGCGCACCAGAGAAGAACGGACGACCGCATGCCACGGCTCTACGGTTTCGACGACGCGTCGCGTCGTCGGCTACGTGATGACGAGGTGGGCCCGCTTCGCCAGATGGTGAGCCGGGCGTTGCAGGGCGGTCAGTCCGACGCGGCCATCGCCGTGTGGGCGAATGGTGAGGGCTACCGGGGCACGCTCGGAGGAGAGTGGAAGGACGCATCGGTCGGACGCCTGTTCCGGAACCCGGCGATTGCCGGATTGCGCTATGACGACGATGGCGAACTCGTCGACGCCGGCCACCCGGGCGCCATCACTCCGGAAGAGTTCAAGGCCCTCCAAGAGCGGGACCAGCGCCGCAAGACGGGGGAGGCGGCTCCGCCCTACGACTACCTCCTGGTGGACGGCGCCAGCACGTGCGGCAAGTGCACCTGGGCGCTTCAAGGGGCTCGCACGAACGCCGGGACGCCCGGGTACCGCTGCCGTCCAAAGGACAAGAGCGGTCGCGGAGGCTGCGGTGAGGTTCGCATCGATGGCGAACTCCTGGAGAACTATGTCGGCGAGTACGTTGTGGCCGAACTCCTCAAGCCCGGCATCCGCGACCAGATCCTCAAAGCTCAGGCTGCCGTCCGCGCCCAGGTCGAGAAGATGAAGGCGACCATCGAAGAGCTGGAGGGCCGCCGCGGTGAAGCGGCGACCCTCTACGGTCAGCGACAGATCAGCAGCGACGCGTTCGTGGTCGCCGATCGCGAGATCACAGCAAACCTCAAGGACACCCGAGCGCGCCTTCGGTACGCCGAGCAGATGGCGGACTTCTCCCTCGGCAACGCCAAGGACCTGGTGCGGTGGTGGAACACGGCGCCGTCCGCGTCCAAGAGAGCCATCGTGAGATTGTTCCTGGAGAACATCGAAGTGTTCCCCGCGAGGGCCCGAGGAGTGCGCACCGTTGAGCCTGGCAGGGTTGTCCTGCACTGGCGCAAGCTGCCCGGCCTGTCAGACGCCCGCTGAAACAGATGCCTTGCGCAGTGCAATGCGCCTACCGACCATCGCCATGGTCAGGCCCGAGATGAGCGCGATGGTGGCGAGACCGGCCAGGGCGGGCGAGACGATCTCCTCGGCGTGCAGCGGCCATGGGTGGCCGAGGTAGTGGGTCACCAGGTATGAGCCCTTGCTGGCCGCGTACGCGACACCCAGGATGGCTGCTGCGGCCGACAGCCCCAAGCCGCGCGCCGACCAAACGTGTCCGCTCCGCCGCACGGACAGTGCCATGCCAAAGCAGAGGAACGCGATCTCGCCGCACGTGACCGCCACATAGGTCAGGTAGATCATGAGGTAGACGGTGACGCCTGGTACCGCGGCGTGCTCCGTCGTGAACTCAATGCTCTCGCCCGTGGTCGCGACGAACAGCGGCAGCATCGCGGCGAGGACGCAGACAGCGAACGCGATCCGCGCGTACAGGCTGGCCTTCAGCACCTCGTGGTTGTACGACCAGTCGACGAGCATGAGCTGAAGGCTGCCGCACCAGAGCACGGCGCAGAAGTGTGCTCCGAGCTTGGCCGCGTTGTTCATGCCGGTCATGGACTCACCGAGGTCTTCAACCGGGGGTATGGCGAAGATGACCCCGATTGTGCAGACGCCGAACGCCACGGTGCGGGCTAAGCGGGCGATGCGGTAGTCGTTCCGGCTGCGCTGGCGCCAGGCTTCCCTGGCGGAGAGCACTGTGCCCACTACGCCAAAGAGCGCGCATAAGCCGAAGACGATGCCGTCCATTCACGTTCCTTCCAGATCAGAGACCGCCCGTTCTGCCGCTTCAGTGAAGCTGAGCCGCCGCCGCCGGCCTGGCCGCGGTGGTTCAGCGGCAGGCGGTATCGGTTCGGGAACCTCGGGGACGGTGAGATCGGTACGTCCGTGACGTAGTCGAATCTCACGAGCGGCCTCAAGGAGTTCAGCGGCTCCAGCTTCGCCCAGATCGTGGACTAGCCGAAGCGCCTCACGGGCGTCTTGTTGCTCCTCATAGACCGACAGAGAGGTCAAGCCGTTGTAACCAGGCAGTAAGAAAGCTACCGGACAGTCGAATGCTCGTGCGAGTCCGCGAAGTTGTGAGATCGACGGGTTTGACTTGACGCCGTTCAGCAGGTCGTTCACGACCTGGTGGGTCATCGCAGGTCGCTCTTCGGGCCTCTCGGCCGTCGCGGCGGCCAGCGCGCGGGTGCTCGGAGTCTTACCGTCCGCCTCGGTCTTTCGGCGCAGCAGCAGGGCGAGCTTGCTGGCGAGGGGAACATCCGGGCCGGATGGCATGGTGCTGGGCGCTCCTTCGGGGGTGTGGGAGGCCCGGAAGGGGGGCCAGCGGTCGGGCGGTGTAACGAGTGAGACTCACGAGACAGCCTAATGTCTAGGTTGGTTGACATTAGGCTGAGCTGCGAAGCAAGATCTGTTAGGACACGAGTACTTCGCGTTACACAGCATGCGGGTCCCACCCTTCTTCCGCTCTCCAGGCTGCGAGATTGTGACCGGTGCCCCTTGATCGATCAATGTGTGCCGCGAAACTTTCTGTGTGGGGATCTAAGAGTGCCGTCACTCATCGAGAAGGCGGACGCTGCAACGCGTGGAGGAATGGGTGGGGATCGAGCTGGGGCGAGTACTGGCCCGATTGGCGGAGTCCGGTGGCAAGGAGAACGTCGCCTTGGGTGAAGGGTCGGCCCTCGACGCGCTGGGTGCTCTGTCGGTCGTCGACCCGGAGCGGGTCGACTGTGACGCTGAGCGGCTGTGTGATGCCGTCGCGGGCTGATCGAGGAGTGAACGAACGCGGGCTTCCTTCGGAGGCCCGCGTCTACGCGTCTGACCTGCGAAAACTTCTCGAAAATCATGGACCTCTCCCTGGAATGCATATAGAATGAAAGCACAAAGAAGGGGGAGGGAAGAAGCCCCCATCGACCTCTTGGGAGCCTGAAATGCCGCATAAGTACGCCGCCCTGAAAATGCGCCAGGTCCGCCGCAACCCGAACCAGCCGCGCAAGACCTTTAATGAGGAGGCCCTAGCCGAGCTGGCTGACTCGATCAAGAAGCACGGACTGATGCAGCCCATCGTCGTCCGCAAGGCGGACGAGGGTGGCTACGAGCTGGTTGCCGGTGAGCGCCGATACCGCGCCAACGAGATGGCGGGTAACGTCACCATCGAGGCGAAGATCCTTCTCGCTGACGGTGGCGCCGAGGTCGGTGACCTGGACTCCTTCAAGAAGGCCATGACCGAGAACCTGAACCGCGAGGACATGCTTCCGCTGGAGGAGGCGCGCGGGTTCAAGAAGGTCCTGGACGAGGAGGAGGGCGCCGACCCCGCCAGCGTCGCAAGGGCCTTTTCCAAGTCGGTCCAGTACGTCAACCAGCGCCTGGCCCTGCTCGCTCTGCGCCCCGAGATCCAGACGGCAGTTGACCTTGGGCACATCGGTACCCAGGCCGCCGTCCAGATCGCTGCCCTGTCCCGGGACAACCAGAAGGCCGTCTTCCAGGACTGGAAAAAGGGCGACAAGAGCGACAACCAGCTCGTGCACATCGCCTACGCCATGCGCAAGCAGGAAAAGGCGGCTCAGCAGGACTCCATGGTCGACGTCGAGGAGATGACGCCCGAGGAGAAGGCCCAGCGCACCCGCGCGCAGGCCAAGGCAAAGAGCGACCTCGACGACATCGAGCGCATGTGCGAGCTGCTGGACGGCATCGGCAAGGCCGACCCGATGGAGCTGGCTCGCGCGCTGGAGGGGCAGGTGGGCAAGCGACTGCAGCAGATGGACAGGGTCGCCGCCTTCGTGCAGAAGGCCCGCTTCAACCTCCGTCAGGCCAAGGCCCACGCAGACGCCAGCGAGATCATGGTCACCCCCGCGGCGGCTGCCCCCGACCTGGTCGCGGAGGCCGACGCCGCGCTGGCCCGCTTGGAGCCCACCGCCGACAACAGCTCGGAGACAGAGACGGAGACTGCCACCGCCCCGCAGGCCGGGGCCACCGACGGCGCGGTGCACCAGTCCGCCCCGGACTCGGAGGAGAACGACACCGACGCCGGCGCCCAGCCTGCCGCCGCAGGACCTGTTCTTCACGGACGGACCGACCGGGCACGGAACGGCGCCCTTTGAGGGGTTCGGATACGGGGCGCCGTCTGACGGGAGGGGTTACGCCGGGCGCGAGATAGATCCCAACACTGAGTAATGGTACGGTCTATCTCGTTGGTGGGAACGGCCACAGCCGAGGAACCGGCCCACCAGCACGCCGTGGCATGCGGCATCCCCTTCGGTGCCTGGCGGGTGGCCAATCCCCCGCGCCCTACCCGCCAGGCACCGGCTCCGCGCCGAAGCGAAGCCGCCGGGACCGCGACGCCACGAACACGACCGGACCCGCCCCCGCCACGCCGGGGGCGGGTCCCGTGCACTCCGGAGCGACATGAGCGCAGAGGACTTCAACGGAAATCCCGAGGACCGCGAGCTGTACCTACGTCTCCTCATCGAGCGAGACGGGCCCCCGGACAAGGCCGCCGACGAGCGGGACCCGGGCCGACGAATCCGCAAGGCCCCCGACCGGGGCGCCGCACGGCGCAGCGCGGAACTCGAAGCAGCCATTTCGACCAGACGACCACCCAGGAGAACAGCGGCATGACCGAGGACCAGACACCGGGGCGGACCGGGCACGGCGAACCCCCCGTTCCCGGCGCGGAGTGGTGCAACTCCTGCGAGTCGTGGTGCCTGCCGCCAGGCATCTGCCGCTGCAACAACCGCTAGACGCTGGGGCGGTGGCCGTGGCCACCGCCCCAGCGGTCATCCCGACTCAAGGAAGTGCTTCATGACCACCGGTCTCTACAACTCCTTCGCCGCACTCGCCAGCGCCCAGATCGAAGGCATCGACTACCAACGCTCCTGGCGCTCCTCCCCAATCTCCACACTGCTCCACCTGGCCATCCACGGCGGGGGGATCGAGCAGGGGACGAGTGAACTCGCCAGCGCAGCCGCAGGCGACGTGCACGACTTCTACACGTTCGACGGGATCAAGCAGGCCAACAACGGTGACCTGCACATCACCTCGACCAGCTTCGACGACCCCCAGGCGCTGGCACTCGCCCAGGGCGCCACCCACATCGTCTCCTGGCACGGAGCCGCCGGCGCGACGCCCATGACGAACCTCGGCGGGCTCGACTACCCCCTGCGTGACCGCATCGGACAGTCCCTCGCGCAGGCAGGGTTCGCCGTCCAGGTCGCCAACGAGGAGGTCAACGGCAACGACGTCACGAACATCTGCAACCGCGGCGTACGCGGCATGGGCGTGCAACTGGAGATCAGCACCGCCCAGCGGCAGGCATTCTTCCTCAACGGCGACCTGTCCCGCGCCAACCGCGGGAACGTGACAGACGCCTTCACGACCTACATCACGGCGGTCACCCGCGCCATCACGCAGACCCTCGTCGCCGCAGGCAAGGGCCAGCCGGTAGTCGTCACCCAGCCGGGCCGAGAGACGGTCGACTCAGTAGCGTCGGGCGCATGACGACGTCGCGCCAGTACACCGGTGAGCGCATCGACCTCGACCCGCTCACCGCCAGCACCATCACCGACAACCACCTCGACGCCATCCACGCCGAACTCCGGCACTACCGGGACAGAGACGAGACGGCCAACGCCGCGACCACTGACGGCACTCCACCAGCAACCGGGCAGGCCGCGCCGGCCGCCAGCCTCCTGGCTGAACCGAGCCGACGGCTCGGCTGATCGTCTAGTGTTGGCGTGCGTAGGGCGCGGGGAACGGCCTACACAAGGGACGCCCGTGACCACGCTCGCCAACATCCCCGAACAGCTTCTGCCGCTCGCCGTTCCGATCGGCGACCTGGCCCCGTACCACCGCAACCCCCGCACCGGCGACCTCCCGGCCATCGCCGAGTCGCTGACGGTCAACGGCCAATACCGGCCCGTCGTGGTCAACAAGGGCACCCACACCGGACGGCCCAACGAGATCCTGGCAGGCAACCACACCGTGGCCGCCGCCCAGCAGCTCGGCTGGGAGCACATCGCGGCCACCTGGATCGACGTCGATGACGAAGCCGCAGCACGCATCGTCATCGTCGACAACCGGACCAACGACCTCGCGGGATACGACACCGCCCTGCTGGCCGAAGTCCTCTCCGAGATCCCCGACCTCGCCGGTACCGGGTACGACCGCGAGAGCGTCGACCGGCTTCTGGACGACACCTCGCTCCCCGAGACGCTGGAGCTGACCTCCGACGGCGCGGGCACCGGAGCCGCCGCCACAGTGGACTACCTCCAGTGGGGCTACCTCCAGTGGGAGTCCAAGCGGGTACGGATCACCTCCGAAGAGGTCGAAGCCCTCAACGCCATCTACACGAAGTTCGTCGACGACACCAACAGCGACCTCGGCTTCGGCTGGCATGTCCTCCAGGAAGCCCACCAGGAGGGCGACGCCGCATGAGCAAGGCACCCACGACGACGTTCTACGAGTCGTACCCGCTCGATCAACTGCGCCCCGCCGACTACAACCCGCGCCGCCTCAGCGAGACGGCCTTCGTCCGGCTCCAGGCATCGCTGCGCCGCCACGGAGTCGTCAAGCCGGTGATCCTCAACGCGGACGGCACGCTGGTCGCAGGCCACCAGAGGACGAAGGGCCTCAAGGCCATCGGCATGACCCACACCCCCGCGGTCATGCTCGGCACGAAGGTCCGCCTCCAGGACGAGATCCAGTTCAACCTGCTGCACAACCGGGTGGAGACCGAGGCCAGCGTCGTCTACGCGGAGCCTGGGGAGATGGGCTCCTGGTCCTGGATCCCGTGGCAGTCCATCCGCGTCGCCGAGCGCAAGAACCTCTCCTTCGTCAACGCCATCGGCCACATGACCGCCGGCCACGGCCCCTGGGGCAGCGTCGTCATCGACGACCAGGGCCGCATCGTCCTCAACGCCGAGTACGCCGTCGTCGCCTCCTTCTCGCGCTTCGACCTCCTCGCCTGGACCGTGGCCTCGGCCGACGCCGCCCAGCTCCACGCCGACCTCACCGGCGAGTACGGCGTCTACGACTGGAGCGCCATCGAGAGCAAGGCGCCCGTCTGGAACCAGCACATCGTCCAGCCCAAGCGGCTCCG
Encoded proteins:
- a CDS encoding FGGY family carbohydrate kinase — its product is MGIVAGLDSSSDSTRIVVCDTDTGAVIRQGYAPHPAEKGHEVDPQAWLMSLGEAAGNGLLEGVQAIGVSAQQHGLLPLDAEGNLVRAALLGNDRRAQSAAADLVDSLGGRAAWAQAVGAVPQAAHPVTKLRWLARHEPANAARVAEVMQPHDWLVWQLLGRPARRTTDRGGASGTGYWSAATGGYRPDLIELALGHQVRLPEVLGPSGTAGFTPEGLLISAGTGETMAAAFGLGVGPGDAVISLGASGSVFAIHHEALADSTGTITSFADATGRHLPVVHTSNAVRVLRGAAEMLGTDLPGLSELALRSTPGAYGMVMLPYLEGERTPHLPHTAGSLHGMRRESMKPEHLARAAVEGMLCGLADALDVLRGRGVQVHRVFLLGAAAELGAVQAAAPGLFGVRVVVPQPADYAALGAARQAAWALGAAHGTLAPHEPPHWPAAAGQVFDPGEDLPVGQAVRQQYVAVRDESYPDAFQAAG
- a CDS encoding YtxH domain-containing protein — protein: MRYRLTFVTGLAIGYVLGSRAGRERYEQLRKGAQRIAQNPVVRNTAESAALTGRQAATKAFGTVSEKVGDKLPGSVGERVRSLREQRGESGADDWGTSNT
- a CDS encoding tyrosine-type recombinase/integrase; the protein is MLDANCPKLPQKGHGTWYFYFELEAGEGGKRRRVRRGGFATKNDAKAKAEETYRDAIGGADVLSDATVGEDLHSWLKRKRGLARTTRHGYEEHINLYLEPHLGHIKRRDLKLRHVEAMYDAIERENAERLLHHAKVVELEAARDAAHTAWVRAAGKKEKRRATRRAYLAANAALREGRKGKRKITSAATMHRINATLSSFLGSGIKRGEYATNWAAMVELPAVRRPKALVWTPERVEEWKRTGQKPSPVMVWTPEQTGQFLDFVSDDRLCGMWHGFIFRGPRRGEMCALPWTEVSLSGSWFRISAQIVEIAYRQYDEAPKQDSVRTVTLDSQTRGKWEEWQVTQAKERDQWSGEAAWVESNRVWTHENGEPLHPDWISRRFNRLVELSGLPPIRLHDTRHLSATLALLGKADIKVVQERLGHSSRQITSDTYTSVLPQLLTAEAESTSAVVPRSPQQKKTPPKEEQDRPQNQAEKGADEASEAYEGGPNEGLRPTA
- a CDS encoding DNA-binding protein, whose translation is MTTKNASVATGPGAGAMTLEELLALPPTVNVTTAARALGIGVHKAYKLIKEGSFPVQTLTMGSTVKVPTAALWRVLEVTPPAG
- a CDS encoding recombinase family protein: MPRLYGFDDASRRRLRDDEVGPLRQMVSRALQGGQSDAAIAVWANGEGYRGTLGGEWKDASVGRLFRNPAIAGLRYDDDGELVDAGHPGAITPEEFKALQERDQRRKTGEAAPPYDYLLVDGASTCGKCTWALQGARTNAGTPGYRCRPKDKSGRGGCGEVRIDGELLENYVGEYVVAELLKPGIRDQILKAQAAVRAQVEKMKATIEELEGRRGEAATLYGQRQISSDAFVVADREITANLKDTRARLRYAEQMADFSLGNAKDLVRWWNTAPSASKRAIVRLFLENIEVFPARARGVRTVEPGRVVLHWRKLPGLSDAR
- a CDS encoding ParB/RepB/Spo0J family partition protein; translation: MPHKYAALKMRQVRRNPNQPRKTFNEEALAELADSIKKHGLMQPIVVRKADEGGYELVAGERRYRANEMAGNVTIEAKILLADGGAEVGDLDSFKKAMTENLNREDMLPLEEARGFKKVLDEEEGADPASVARAFSKSVQYVNQRLALLALRPEIQTAVDLGHIGTQAAVQIAALSRDNQKAVFQDWKKGDKSDNQLVHIAYAMRKQEKAAQQDSMVDVEEMTPEEKAQRTRAQAKAKSDLDDIERMCELLDGIGKADPMELARALEGQVGKRLQQMDRVAAFVQKARFNLRQAKAHADASEIMVTPAAAAPDLVAEADAALARLEPTADNSSETETETATAPQAGATDGAVHQSAPDSEENDTDAGAQPAAAGPVLHGRTDRARNGAL
- a CDS encoding poly-gamma-glutamate hydrolase family protein codes for the protein MTTGLYNSFAALASAQIEGIDYQRSWRSSPISTLLHLAIHGGGIEQGTSELASAAAGDVHDFYTFDGIKQANNGDLHITSTSFDDPQALALAQGATHIVSWHGAAGATPMTNLGGLDYPLRDRIGQSLAQAGFAVQVANEEVNGNDVTNICNRGVRGMGVQLEISTAQRQAFFLNGDLSRANRGNVTDAFTTYITAVTRAITQTLVAAGKGQPVVVTQPGRETVDSVASGA
- a CDS encoding ParB/RepB/Spo0J family partition protein; protein product: MTTLANIPEQLLPLAVPIGDLAPYHRNPRTGDLPAIAESLTVNGQYRPVVVNKGTHTGRPNEILAGNHTVAAAQQLGWEHIAATWIDVDDEAAARIVIVDNRTNDLAGYDTALLAEVLSEIPDLAGTGYDRESVDRLLDDTSLPETLELTSDGAGTGAAATVDYLQWGYLQWESKRVRITSEEVEALNAIYTKFVDDTNSDLGFGWHVLQEAHQEGDAA